Proteins from one Methanofastidiosum sp. genomic window:
- a CDS encoding tRNA-binding protein yields the protein MDTQNNINVLVAEKALELLKKTLESTRFEGVWKKKDALQITDSMKSDIMAIKFSYAEKENISEIVSPIKEKISKLQESLGEGWSSNFLSNAKKENKISTKMGIAKIIFSMNTLYFLDRRIKHDNHYGVDTLVGKILSVSKASDSLLICNVDIKRAITVLTNDMSIKDGDVVAVSILPPREFYGQVSEGMFCGIHGVLKIEGEVGSRADIPIDGYKETMNMVQDFLKH from the coding sequence ATGGATACTCAAAATAATATAAATGTACTTGTGGCGGAAAAAGCCTTAGAACTTCTTAAGAAGACCTTGGAGAGTACAAGATTTGAAGGTGTTTGGAAAAAGAAAGATGCACTACAAATTACTGATTCAATGAAATCAGATATCATGGCAATAAAATTTTCATATGCTGAAAAAGAAAATATCAGTGAAATAGTTTCTCCAATAAAAGAAAAAATATCAAAATTGCAGGAATCGCTCGGAGAAGGCTGGAGTTCAAATTTTCTTTCCAATGCAAAAAAAGAAAATAAAATTTCTACGAAAATGGGGATTGCTAAAATTATTTTTTCTATGAATACTTTGTATTTTTTGGATAGAAGAATAAAGCATGATAATCATTATGGCGTTGATACACTTGTTGGAAAAATTCTATCAGTTTCAAAAGCTTCTGATTCCCTTTTAATATGCAATGTTGATATAAAGAGGGCTATTACAGTTCTGACAAATGACATGTCCATAAAAGATGGGGATGTTGTCGCAGTTTCTATCTTGCCTCCAAGAGAATTCTACGGACAAGTATCTGAAGGAATGTTTTGTGGGATACATGGAGTTTTAAAAATAGAAGGTGAAGTTGGGAGTAGGGCAGATATACCCATTGATGGATATAAAGAAACAATGAATATGGTACAAGACTTCTTAAAACATTGA
- the queC gene encoding 7-cyano-7-deazaguanine synthase QueC has translation MKSAVVLLSGGMDSAVCAAIAKNEGYDIYVLHVNYGQRTKIREYNCANELSFFYNSVDFKVINLDFLKEIGGSGLTDNSIELPKNETEGIPPSYVPFRNSILLSLATAWAEVVGAEAIYYGANSIDFSGYPDCRPQFFKAFQGLIDTGTKDKTKIKLKTPLAYMSKSDIVKKGVELNVPFERTWSCYTENDEACGVCDSCRLRLKGFQEAGEKDPIKYT, from the coding sequence ATGAAATCTGCAGTTGTATTACTTAGTGGTGGCATGGATTCTGCAGTTTGTGCCGCAATTGCAAAAAATGAAGGATACGATATCTATGTATTGCATGTTAATTATGGGCAGAGAACAAAGATAAGAGAGTATAACTGTGCAAATGAGTTGTCTTTTTTTTATAATTCTGTGGATTTTAAAGTTATTAATCTTGATTTCTTAAAAGAAATAGGGGGAAGTGGCCTTACCGATAATTCTATCGAACTACCAAAAAATGAAACTGAAGGCATACCTCCAAGTTACGTTCCTTTCAGAAATTCCATTCTTTTATCTTTAGCTACTGCGTGGGCTGAAGTAGTGGGCGCAGAAGCTATTTACTATGGTGCAAATTCAATAGATTTTTCGGGTTATCCGGATTGTCGGCCTCAATTCTTTAAAGCTTTCCAGGGATTGATAGATACAGGAACAAAAGACAAAACAAAGATCAAACTTAAAACACCTCTTGCATATATGTCAAAATCAGATATAGTAAAAAAGGGGGTAGAACTTAATGTTCCATTTGAAAGAACTTGGAGTTGCTACACAGAAAATGATGAGGCCTGTGGAGTTTGTGATTCTTGTAGATTAAGACTTAAAGGATTTCAAGAAGCAGGAGAAAAAGATCCAATTAAATATACGTGA
- a CDS encoding GTP cyclohydrolase IV codes for MINTQDESPKHQLKLERVGIKNLKTLIKIERNTKEYRHIPKINIFMDLTENKKGVHMSRFIESITEILEDEVRGKHNSLEQIGKHILEKLKVKHSYVSAEIEFESEIPLYEITPVSKKDTIEIHDIKVRLRNNNGSWIKILEVSVIGNTACPHALAVNKKGTHIQRAIGNLRIETDFDNDIDLEEMIRVVDNSFSSRVFTLLKTEDESFVVDRMHNNPLFVEDVCRNMLSLASSKFKKSKIHAECLSQESIHRHDVFAEGAIET; via the coding sequence ATGATTAACACTCAGGATGAATCACCAAAACATCAATTGAAACTTGAAAGAGTTGGAATTAAAAATCTTAAAACTCTCATCAAAATAGAAAGGAATACCAAAGAGTATAGGCATATACCAAAGATCAATATTTTCATGGATTTAACTGAAAACAAAAAAGGAGTACACATGAGTAGATTCATCGAGAGTATTACTGAGATACTGGAAGATGAAGTCAGGGGCAAACACAACTCCTTGGAACAAATAGGTAAACACATCCTTGAAAAATTGAAAGTAAAACACAGTTATGTTAGTGCAGAGATTGAATTTGAATCAGAAATCCCCCTTTATGAAATAACACCGGTCAGTAAAAAAGATACAATTGAGATACATGACATCAAAGTAAGACTTAGAAATAACAACGGGTCATGGATAAAAATATTGGAAGTAAGTGTTATTGGAAATACTGCATGCCCGCATGCATTGGCTGTTAACAAAAAGGGAACCCACATACAAAGGGCAATTGGGAATTTGAGGATTGAAACTGACTTTGATAATGATATTGACCTTGAAGAGATGATAAGGGTTGTAGATAATTCATTTTCTTCTAGAGTATTTACTTTATTAAAAACTGAGGATGAATCTTTTGTCGTTGATAGAATGCACAATAATCCTCTTTTTGTCGAAGATGTTTGCAGAAACATGTTGTCATTAGCGTCTTCTAAATTTAAAAAATCAAAGATTCATGCAGAATGTTTAAGCCAGGAGTCAATACATAGGCATGATGTTTTTGCCGAGGGGGCAATTGAAACATGA
- a CDS encoding 7-carboxy-7-deazaguanine synthase QueE — MKNLLVSEIFFSINGEGLEIGKPTVFLRLSGCNLDCSWCDTKYANYNAVEKNIDEILEEIERINKDIKSVLITGGEPLLQDIEELVEILHSKGYHISIETNGSIYHDVLLKIDFISIDIKTPSSKNETNDLDIFNKIVDAIIKRNGQMKAVISDKDDYLFLKKFINENSFNVPLIIQPCWDKLTYKDLYELYTNDPINNNVRILLQIHKVGEIK; from the coding sequence ATGAAAAATCTACTAGTATCAGAAATATTTTTCTCAATTAACGGAGAAGGGCTAGAAATAGGAAAGCCAACTGTTTTTTTAAGACTCTCTGGGTGTAACCTTGATTGCAGTTGGTGTGATACGAAATATGCCAACTATAATGCTGTTGAAAAAAACATAGACGAGATACTAGAAGAAATTGAAAGAATTAATAAGGATATTAAGTCAGTTCTTATTACAGGGGGAGAACCTTTACTTCAGGATATAGAAGAGCTCGTTGAGATTCTTCATTCAAAAGGTTACCATATCTCAATTGAAACAAATGGTTCGATATACCATGATGTTCTATTAAAAATTGATTTCATCAGCATTGATATTAAGACGCCAAGCAGTAAGAATGAAACTAATGATTTAGATATTTTCAATAAAATTGTTGATGCAATAATAAAAAGAAATGGGCAGATGAAGGCCGTTATTTCAGATAAAGACGATTACCTATTCTTAAAGAAATTTATCAATGAAAACTCTTTTAATGTACCTCTTATAATCCAGCCCTGTTGGGATAAGCTTACCTACAAGGATCTATATGAATTGTATACAAATGATCCAATTAATAATAATGTTAGGATATTGCTCCAGATACACAAAGTGGGAGAAATTAAATGA
- the queD gene encoding 6-carboxytetrahydropterin synthase QueD, with translation MKFRLSKTFKFDAAHKLVDYDGACANLHGHTYKLIVTVEGTPDETGMVMDLFDLKKIVTDKIVTKMDHCFLNDLYSQPTVENMAKDIFSKLENEFKKTKVNLFSIRLYEGEGSYVEVFA, from the coding sequence ATGAAATTTAGATTAAGTAAAACCTTCAAATTTGATGCAGCACACAAATTAGTTGATTATGATGGGGCTTGTGCAAATCTACATGGGCATACATACAAGTTGATCGTTACTGTAGAAGGCACTCCGGATGAAACTGGAATGGTCATGGACCTTTTTGATTTAAAGAAAATAGTCACAGATAAAATAGTAACTAAGATGGATCATTGTTTTTTGAATGATTTATACTCACAACCAACAGTAGAAAACATGGCAAAGGATATTTTTTCAAAACTTGAAAATGAATTTAAAAAAACTAAAGTTAATTTGTTTTCTATAAGATTATATGAAGGTGAAGGCTCTTACGTAGAGGTCTTCGCATGA
- the pyrF gene encoding orotidine-5'-phosphate decarboxylase: MNKEDVRKRICLALDVDSLDLAKEVVEESHEYVGLYKIGKQLFVSEGTSSIKIPQSYGRDVFLDLKFHDIPNTVESASRALVKHNIKMFTIHSMGGKEMIQAAVIGVKNGVTTYGKIKPIILGVTVLTSQDENSLRDLLIDKSLDTALVSYARMASENGCDGLVCSPNDIKTIRPHICKEILYVTPGVRLRDDKVSDQKRVSTPEEAIINGSSVIVIGRSIISSNDRIEILKKVYKEVEKGLEGK; encoded by the coding sequence ATGAATAAAGAAGATGTCCGAAAGAGAATATGTTTGGCACTTGACGTTGATTCACTTGATCTAGCTAAAGAAGTCGTTGAAGAGAGCCATGAATATGTTGGCTTATATAAAATTGGAAAGCAATTATTCGTATCCGAGGGAACTTCTTCAATCAAAATCCCACAAAGCTATGGTAGGGATGTTTTCTTGGACCTTAAATTTCACGATATCCCAAATACTGTTGAAAGTGCTTCAAGGGCTTTAGTCAAGCATAACATCAAAATGTTTACAATTCATTCAATGGGCGGAAAAGAGATGATTCAGGCGGCAGTAATAGGAGTAAAAAATGGCGTTACTACGTATGGTAAAATCAAACCAATCATTCTGGGAGTAACAGTACTCACAAGCCAAGATGAAAACTCCCTTAGAGATCTACTTATTGATAAATCTCTTGACACTGCTCTCGTAAGCTATGCAAGAATGGCTTCAGAAAATGGATGTGATGGATTAGTTTGCTCTCCTAACGATATTAAAACTATTAGGCCACATATTTGTAAAGAAATTCTCTATGTAACCCCGGGAGTCAGATTGAGAGATGACAAAGTTTCTGACCAAAAGAGGGTGTCTACTCCAGAAGAAGCAATTATTAATGGATCATCTGTTATCGTTATCGGTAGGAGCATAATAAGTTCTAATGATAGAATTGAAATCTTAAAAAAAGTATACAAAGAAGTTGAGAAAGGATTGGAAGGAAAATAG
- the pyrE gene encoding orotate phosphoribosyltransferase: MKELYDILFETRSIQVDATNPFTFASGIKSPIYCDTRRLISYPKERKMILNGFLEKISKMKIECVIGVATGGISWGAWLSDRLDVPFGYVRSSHKDYGKKQSIEGDIDVSKNILVIEDVVSTGGSIGRAINLLKESSAKSLNAFSIFSYQFSESLEMFQKLNVPFQSLLTLEGLLEHTSDKMGSSKNEIELWKKNPWRWRRNE, encoded by the coding sequence GTGAAAGAGCTCTACGATATACTTTTTGAAACTAGAAGTATCCAGGTAGATGCAACTAATCCATTTACTTTTGCATCAGGGATAAAAAGCCCAATATACTGTGATACGAGGAGATTGATTTCTTATCCAAAAGAAAGAAAAATGATCTTGAATGGATTCTTAGAAAAAATTAGTAAAATGAAAATTGAGTGTGTAATTGGAGTTGCTACAGGAGGGATCTCTTGGGGGGCATGGCTTTCAGACAGGCTTGATGTTCCTTTTGGTTATGTCAGATCGTCACACAAAGATTATGGGAAAAAACAGAGCATCGAAGGGGATATTGACGTTAGTAAAAATATTTTAGTCATAGAAGATGTTGTATCAACGGGCGGCTCTATTGGCAGGGCGATCAATTTACTAAAAGAGTCTTCTGCTAAATCTTTGAATGCCTTTTCAATATTCTCATACCAATTTTCTGAATCGTTAGAAATGTTTCAGAAGTTAAATGTTCCATTTCAAAGTCTTTTGACTCTTGAAGGCCTGCTTGAACATACATCCGATAAGATGGGCTCTAGTAAAAATGAAATTGAACTGTGGAAAAAGAATCCATGGAGGTGGAGACGAAATGAATAA
- a CDS encoding dihydroorotate oxidase, whose amino-acid sequence MIDISANLSGIQFDSCIMNASGPLDTTLEELTNIATSASGGIVMKSCTVELREGNPEPRYVDVDWGSINSMGLPNLGYKYYNEITPKLKPYGKPLIASIAGANSEEYKTIVEKFNSSNVDILEINLSCPNVVGRPQIGYDFEMSEEIMNIVGDVSDKPWGVKLPPYFDFVHFEEMASILNRSKISFIVSINSIGNALFIDWETEKVVIKPKGGFGGLGGKYIKPTALANVRKFHELLNEKIKIVGVGGIYTGIDAFEFILAGATLLQLGTSFSQEGPPVFERVSKELSQIMEKKGYTSLDDFRGKLKVMM is encoded by the coding sequence ATGATTGACATCTCAGCAAATCTTTCAGGGATTCAGTTCGATAGCTGCATAATGAATGCATCAGGTCCCTTAGACACTACTTTAGAAGAGTTGACAAATATAGCAACTTCCGCTTCTGGCGGGATTGTAATGAAGTCATGTACCGTTGAACTGCGAGAGGGAAATCCTGAGCCAAGATATGTGGATGTCGATTGGGGCTCAATAAACTCAATGGGGCTGCCAAACCTTGGATACAAGTACTATAATGAAATAACTCCAAAGTTAAAGCCCTATGGCAAGCCATTAATTGCAAGTATAGCAGGGGCAAACAGCGAGGAGTACAAAACAATAGTTGAGAAATTTAACTCTTCAAATGTTGATATCTTGGAGATTAACTTATCCTGCCCAAATGTTGTCGGAAGACCTCAGATAGGGTATGACTTTGAAATGTCAGAGGAGATAATGAATATCGTAGGAGATGTTTCTGATAAGCCATGGGGTGTTAAATTGCCTCCATATTTTGATTTTGTTCATTTTGAGGAAATGGCATCTATTCTTAATCGTTCCAAAATCTCCTTTATCGTTAGTATAAATTCAATTGGGAACGCCCTCTTTATAGACTGGGAAACTGAAAAAGTGGTGATAAAGCCAAAGGGTGGTTTTGGTGGGCTTGGAGGGAAATATATCAAACCGACAGCTCTAGCAAATGTCAGAAAGTTTCATGAACTATTGAATGAAAAAATCAAAATTGTAGGAGTAGGCGGAATATATACAGGAATTGATGCGTTTGAATTTATTCTAGCAGGGGCTACTTTACTCCAACTAGGAACTTCATTCTCTCAAGAAGGCCCCCCTGTATTTGAACGAGTATCAAAAGAACTTTCTCAAATAATGGAAAAGAAAGGCTACACTTCTTTAGATGACTTTAGAGGAAAACTAAAGGTGATGATGTGA